One Tachysurus vachellii isolate PV-2020 chromosome 8, HZAU_Pvac_v1, whole genome shotgun sequence genomic window carries:
- the med14 gene encoding mediator of RNA polymerase II transcription subunit 14 isoform X1 — protein sequence MAPVQIGTDGQLVPVGGPSSAPQPAPGTPATQGVRLSVLIEFLLQRTYHEITLLAELLPRKTDMERKIEIVHFASRTRQLFVRLLALVKWASNAGKVERCAMISAFLDQQAFLFVDTADRLASLARDALVHARLPSFAIPFAIDVLTTGSYPRLPTCIRDKIIPPDPITKAEKQSTLNQLNQILRHRLVTTDLPPQLANLTVANGRVKFRVEGEFEATLTVMGDDPEIPWRLLKLEILVEDKETGDGRALVHSMQVNFIHELVQSRLCADEKPLQDMYNCLHSFCLSLQLEVLHSQTLMLIRERWGDLVQVERYLPAKCLTLAVWNQQVLGRKTGTASVHKVSIKIDETDGSKPLQISHEPPLPACDSKLMERAMKIDHLSVEKLLIDSVHARSHQKLQELKAILKSSNPSDNSFIETALPTLVIPILEPCGRSECLHIFVDLHSGMFQPMMYGIDQSMLDDIEKTINDDMKRIITWLQQLKFWLGEQRCRQSVKHLPTVCTDFLHLSNSASHPVGNLTKHRLFIKLTRLPQYYIVLEMFDIPSNPTELQYKYYFLSVSHPEGEDGLPCALLLQQFKPDLEKLVQDLSPGRLTRPGTKRKSVEQGAPEPKKPKRSGEMCAFNKELAHLVAMCDTNMPLIGLRCELSNMEIPHQGVQVEGDGCSHAIRLLRVPPAKGVGEETRKALDRSLLDCTFRLQGRNNRTWVAELVFANCPLNSTSSKEQASTRHVYLTYENPLSEPVGGRKVVEMFLNDWNSISQLYQCVLDFSRAFPEMPSYLSLFSEIRLYNYRKLVLCYGNTKGSSVTIQWNSATQRFHLALGTVGPNSGCSNCHNIILHQLQEMFNKTPSVVQLLQVLSDTQAPLNAINKLPTVPMLGLTQRTNTAYQCFSILPQSPTHIRLAFRNMYCIDIYCRSRGVVAIRDGAYSLFDNTKIVEGFYPAPGLKTFLNMFVDSNQDARRRSVNEDDNPPSPVGVDVMDTLMTHMQPQQPIRGQGVYPPLTSPNNPYHGGVAPSPSMMPTHSPGNIHAASSPSGALRAPSPFGPTPSPSSLGISMGQTSNFASPHGALDPSSPYPMVSPSQRTGTWPSSPQVSGPSPRIHGMSPGNPSLHSPIPDASHSPRAGTSSQVMPTSMPPPRKLPQRSWAASIPTILTHNALHVLLLPSPTMCLVPGLAGSYLCSPLERFLGSVIMRRHLQRIIQLESNLTIVNSNEPGVIMFKTEVLKCRVALNPKSYQTLQLKVTPENTGPWSQEELQVLEKFFETRVAGPPFKYNTLNAFTKLLGAPTNILRDCVRIMKLELFPDQAAQLKWNVQFCLTIPPSAPPIAPPGTIAVVLKTKMLFFLQLTQRVPVPQEPISIIVPIVYDMATGLTQQADIPRQHSSSGAAALMVSTILRRFNEHHPARPGECTIFASVHELMANLTLNPGARP from the exons ATGGCTCCGGTGCAGATCGGTACAGACGGCCAGCTGGTTCCCGTCGGGGGGCCGAGCTCAGCGCCGCAGCCTGCACCCGGAACTCCTGCCACTCAAGGAGTCCGCCTCAGCGTCCTGATCGAGTTCCTGCTACAACGGACATACCACGAAATAACGCTGCTGGCTGAACT ACTCCCACGTAAAACCGACATGGAAAG GAAAATTGAAATTGTCCATTTTGCAAGCCGGACACGGCAGCTCTTTGTACGGCTCCTGGCTCTTGTAAAATGGGCCAGTAATGCTGGGAAAGTGGAGAGGTGTGCG ATGATCTCTGCATTTTTGGACCAGCAAGCTTTCCTATTTGTTGACACAGCAGACAGACTGGCATCATTAGCCCGGGATGCTTTGGTACATGCCCGCCTACCCAGCTTCGCTATCCCTTTTGCTATTGATGTTCTGACTACAGGGTCATACCCACGTCTTCCCACGTGCATCCGA GACAAAATAATCCCTCCAGACCCTATCACCAAAGCAGAGAAGCAGTCAACGCTGAACCAATTGAACCAAATCCTGCGCCATCGGCTTGTCACCACTGACTTGCCCCCTCAGCTGGCCAACCTGACTGTAG CTAACGGCCGGGTGAAATTCCGGGTGGAGGGGGAGTTTGAAGCTACGTTAACAGTCATGGGAGATGACCCAGAGATTCCGTGGAGATTGCTGAAACTGGAGATCCTGGTTGAGGACAAGGAGACAGGCg ATGGCCGGGCTCTGGTGCACAGCATGCAGGTGAATTTCATCCATGAGCTAGTACAGTCACGCCTGTGTGCAGATGAAAAACCACTCCAGGATATGTACAACTGCCTAC ATTCGTTTTGCCTTTCTCTTCAGCTGGAGGTGCTGCACTCTCAGACTCTGATGCTGATCAGAGAGCGCTGGGGAGATTTAGTGCAGGTGGAACGCTACCTTCCCGCTAAGTGCCTCACCCTGGCTGTCTGGAA TCAACAGGTGCTGGGCCGTAAGACAGGTACAGCATCAGTGCACAAAGTCAGCATCAAGATTGACGAAACAGATGGATCGAAGCCATTGCAGATTTCCCATGAGCCTCCGCTGCCAGCCTGTGATTCCAAATTAATGGAAAGAGCCATGAAG ATTGACCACCTCTCAGTGGAAAAGCTTTTGATTGACAGTGTTCATGCCCGTTCCCATCAGAAGCTGCAGGAACTCAAAGCCATACTGAAGAGCAGCAATCCCAGTGACAACT cATTTATAGAGACTGCTCTTCCTACTCTTGTCATTCCTATTCTGGAGCCATGTGGAAGGTCTGAGTGTCTACACATATTTGTTGACCTGCACTCAGGAATGTTTCAGCCAATGATGTATGGAATTG ATCAGTCGATGCTGGATGACATTGAGAAAACCATCAATGATGACATGAAGCGCATCATCACATGGTTACAGCAGCTGAA ATTCTGGCTGGGTGAGCAGCGGTGCAGACAGTCTGTAAAACATCTACCCACAGTGTGCACAGATTTTCTCCACTTATCAAACTCCGCCTCTCATCCTGTGGGCAACCTTACAAAACACCGCCTCTTCATCAAGCTCACTCGTCTCCCACAATACTACATT gTGCTTGAAATGTTTGACATCCCCAGCAACCCCACAGAGTTGCAGTATAAATATTACTTCCTATCAGTGAGTCACCCAGAGGGGGAGGACGGGTTGCCTTGTGCCCTGCTGCTGCAGCAGTTCAAGCCCGACCTTGAGAAGCTGGTGCAGGACCTTTCCCCTGGCCGCTTGACCAGGCCTGGCACTAAGAGGAAG TCCGTGGAGCAGGGTGCTCCTGAGCCTAAAAAGCCAAAGCGCTCAGGGGAGATGTGTGCATTCAATAAGGAGCTGGCTCACCTGGTAGCAATGTGTGACACCAATATGCCTCTCATTGGCCTGCGCTGTGAG CTGTCTAATATGGAGATTCCTCATCAAGGGGTCCAGGTTGAAGGAGATGGATGTAGCCACGCTATTCGTCTTCTCAG GGTGCCACCTGCTAAAGGTGTGGGTGAGGAGACGAGGAAGGCTCTGGATCGCTCTCTGCTGGACTGCACATTCAGATTGCAGGGCCGAAATAACCGCACATGGGTGGCAGAGCTGGTCTTTGCCAACTGCCCCCTCAACAGCACATCAAGTAAAGAACAGG CCTCAACACGACATGTGTACCTGACATATGAGAACCCGCTGTCGGAACCCGTGGGAGGACGGAAAGTGGTAGAAATGTTCCTTAATGACTGGAACAGCATCAGCCAGCTGTATCAGTGTGTGCTGGACTTCTCGCGGGCTTTTCCGG AAATGCCCTCCTACTTGAGTCTCTTCTCTGAAATACGGTTGTATAACTATCGGAAATTAGTCCTATGTTATGGCAACACAAAAGGCAGCTCT GTAACAATTCAGTGGAACTCTGCAACCCAGCGCTTCCACCTTGCACTGGGCACGGTTGGACCAAACTCAGGCTGCAGCAACTGCCACAACATCATCCTCCACCAGCTCCAGGAGATGTTCAACAAGACCCCCAGTGTGGTGCAGCTACTACAg GTActgtcagacacacaggccCCTTTGAATGCTATCAACAAACTGCCAACTGTGCCCATGCTCGGTCTTACCCAGAGGACCAACACAGCCTACCAGTGCTTTTCCATCCTACCACAATCCCCCACCCACATCCGTCTTGCGTTCCGCAACATGTACTGCATAGACATCTACTGCCGCAGTCGAGGCGTAGTGGCCATCCGTGATGGTGCCTACAGCCTATTTGACAACACCAAGATTGTAGAGGGCTTCTATCCAGCTCCTGGACTAAAG ACATTCCTGAACATGTTTGTGGATAGCAACCAGGATGCACGGCGGCGTTCAGTCAACGAGGATGACAATCCACCCTCTCCAGTTGGTGTTGATGTCATGGACACACTTATGACCCACATGCAACctcaacagccaatcagaggccAGGGGGTCTACCCACCCCTCACTTCTCCAAACAACCCCTACCATGGCGGTGTGGCCCCGTCACCCTCTATGATGCCGACGCATTCACCTG GGAACATCCATGCAGCCAGTTCCCCTAGTGGAGCTCTGCGGGCGCCCTCGCCCTTTGGGCCCACTCCGTCTCCCTCCTCTTTGGGCATTTCTATGGGCCAGACCTCCAACTTTGCCAGCCCACATG GAGCGTTGGACCCCAGTTCCCCGTACCCCATGGTGTCTCCCAGCCAGAGGACTGGCACATGGCCCAGCTCTCCACAAGTCTCTGGTCCTTCCCCACGCATCCACGGCATGTCACCTGGTAACCCTTCTCTCCACTCGCCCATTCCAGATGCCTCACACTCTCCTCGTGCTGGGACCA GTTCCCAAGTGATGCCGACTAGTATGCCTCCACCTCGTAAGCTACCTCAGCGCTCATGGGCGGCCTCCATCCCCACCATCCTCACACACAATGCCTTGCATGTGCTACTGCTGCCCTCACCCACCATGTGCCTGGTGCCAGGGCTGGCTGGAAGTTACCTGTGTTCGCCACTTGAGCGCTTCCTAGGCTCAGTCATTATGAGGAGGCATTTACAGCGGATCATCCAGCTAGAATCCAAT CTCACTATTGTGAACTCCAATGAGCCAGGAGTCATCATGTTTAAGACAGAAGTGCTGAAATGTCGGGTGGCTTTGAACCCAAAGAGCTACCAGACCCTGCAGCTGAAAGTCACGCCGGAGAACACTGGTCCCTGGTCACAAGAAGAACTGCAAGTTTTGGAGAAGTTCTTTGAGACCAGG gttgcAGGTCCACCCTTTAAGTACAACACTCTAAATGCCTTTACAAAACTGTTGGGGGCTCCCACCAACATCCTCAGAGACTGTGTTCGAATTATGAAGCTTGAGCTG
- the med14 gene encoding mediator of RNA polymerase II transcription subunit 14 isoform X2 produces MAPVQIGTDGQLVPVGGPSSAPQPAPGTPATQGVRLSVLIEFLLQRTYHEITLLAELLPRKTDMERKIEIVHFASRTRQLFVRLLALVKWASNAGKVERCAMISAFLDQQAFLFVDTADRLASLARDALVHARLPSFAIPFAIDVLTTGSYPRLPTCIRDKIIPPDPITKAEKQSTLNQLNQILRHRLVTTDLPPQLANLTVANGRVKFRVEGEFEATLTVMGDDPEIPWRLLKLEILVEDKETGDGRALVHSMQVNFIHELVQSRLCADEKPLQDMYNCLHSFCLSLQLEVLHSQTLMLIRERWGDLVQVERYLPAKCLTLAVWNQQVLGRKTGTASVHKVSIKIDETDGSKPLQISHEPPLPACDSKLMERAMKIDHLSVEKLLIDSVHARSHQKLQELKAILKSSNPSDNSFIETALPTLVIPILEPCGRSECLHIFVDLHSGMFQPMMYGIDQSMLDDIEKTINDDMKRIITWLQQLKFWLGEQRCRQSVKHLPTVCTDFLHLSNSASHPVGNLTKHRLFIKLTRLPQYYIVLEMFDIPSNPTELQYKYYFLSVSHPEGEDGLPCALLLQQFKPDLEKLVQDLSPGRLTRPGTKRKSVEQGAPEPKKPKRSGEMCAFNKELAHLVAMCDTNMPLIGLRCELSNMEIPHQGVQVEGDGCSHAIRLLRVPPAKGVGEETRKALDRSLLDCTFRLQGRNNRTWVAELVFANCPLNSTSSKEQASTRHVYLTYENPLSEPVGGRKVVEMFLNDWNSISQLYQCVLDFSRAFPEMPSYLSLFSEIRLYNYRKLVLCYGNTKGSSVTIQWNSATQRFHLALGTVGPNSGCSNCHNIILHQLQEMFNKTPSVVQLLQVLSDTQAPLNAINKLPTVPMLGLTQRTNTAYQCFSILPQSPTHIRLAFRNMYCIDIYCRSRGVVAIRDGAYSLFDNTKIVEGFYPAPGLKTFLNMFVDSNQDARRRSVNEDDNPPSPVGVDVMDTLMTHMQPQQPIRGQGVYPPLTSPNNPYHGGVAPSPSMMPTHSPGALDPSSPYPMVSPSQRTGTWPSSPQVSGPSPRIHGMSPGNPSLHSPIPDASHSPRAGTSSQVMPTSMPPPRKLPQRSWAASIPTILTHNALHVLLLPSPTMCLVPGLAGSYLCSPLERFLGSVIMRRHLQRIIQLESNLTIVNSNEPGVIMFKTEVLKCRVALNPKSYQTLQLKVTPENTGPWSQEELQVLEKFFETRVAGPPFKYNTLNAFTKLLGAPTNILRDCVRIMKLELFPDQAAQLKWNVQFCLTIPPSAPPIAPPGTIAVVLKTKMLFFLQLTQRVPVPQEPISIIVPIVYDMATGLTQQADIPRQHSSSGAAALMVSTILRRFNEHHPARPGECTIFASVHELMANLTLNPGARP; encoded by the exons ATGGCTCCGGTGCAGATCGGTACAGACGGCCAGCTGGTTCCCGTCGGGGGGCCGAGCTCAGCGCCGCAGCCTGCACCCGGAACTCCTGCCACTCAAGGAGTCCGCCTCAGCGTCCTGATCGAGTTCCTGCTACAACGGACATACCACGAAATAACGCTGCTGGCTGAACT ACTCCCACGTAAAACCGACATGGAAAG GAAAATTGAAATTGTCCATTTTGCAAGCCGGACACGGCAGCTCTTTGTACGGCTCCTGGCTCTTGTAAAATGGGCCAGTAATGCTGGGAAAGTGGAGAGGTGTGCG ATGATCTCTGCATTTTTGGACCAGCAAGCTTTCCTATTTGTTGACACAGCAGACAGACTGGCATCATTAGCCCGGGATGCTTTGGTACATGCCCGCCTACCCAGCTTCGCTATCCCTTTTGCTATTGATGTTCTGACTACAGGGTCATACCCACGTCTTCCCACGTGCATCCGA GACAAAATAATCCCTCCAGACCCTATCACCAAAGCAGAGAAGCAGTCAACGCTGAACCAATTGAACCAAATCCTGCGCCATCGGCTTGTCACCACTGACTTGCCCCCTCAGCTGGCCAACCTGACTGTAG CTAACGGCCGGGTGAAATTCCGGGTGGAGGGGGAGTTTGAAGCTACGTTAACAGTCATGGGAGATGACCCAGAGATTCCGTGGAGATTGCTGAAACTGGAGATCCTGGTTGAGGACAAGGAGACAGGCg ATGGCCGGGCTCTGGTGCACAGCATGCAGGTGAATTTCATCCATGAGCTAGTACAGTCACGCCTGTGTGCAGATGAAAAACCACTCCAGGATATGTACAACTGCCTAC ATTCGTTTTGCCTTTCTCTTCAGCTGGAGGTGCTGCACTCTCAGACTCTGATGCTGATCAGAGAGCGCTGGGGAGATTTAGTGCAGGTGGAACGCTACCTTCCCGCTAAGTGCCTCACCCTGGCTGTCTGGAA TCAACAGGTGCTGGGCCGTAAGACAGGTACAGCATCAGTGCACAAAGTCAGCATCAAGATTGACGAAACAGATGGATCGAAGCCATTGCAGATTTCCCATGAGCCTCCGCTGCCAGCCTGTGATTCCAAATTAATGGAAAGAGCCATGAAG ATTGACCACCTCTCAGTGGAAAAGCTTTTGATTGACAGTGTTCATGCCCGTTCCCATCAGAAGCTGCAGGAACTCAAAGCCATACTGAAGAGCAGCAATCCCAGTGACAACT cATTTATAGAGACTGCTCTTCCTACTCTTGTCATTCCTATTCTGGAGCCATGTGGAAGGTCTGAGTGTCTACACATATTTGTTGACCTGCACTCAGGAATGTTTCAGCCAATGATGTATGGAATTG ATCAGTCGATGCTGGATGACATTGAGAAAACCATCAATGATGACATGAAGCGCATCATCACATGGTTACAGCAGCTGAA ATTCTGGCTGGGTGAGCAGCGGTGCAGACAGTCTGTAAAACATCTACCCACAGTGTGCACAGATTTTCTCCACTTATCAAACTCCGCCTCTCATCCTGTGGGCAACCTTACAAAACACCGCCTCTTCATCAAGCTCACTCGTCTCCCACAATACTACATT gTGCTTGAAATGTTTGACATCCCCAGCAACCCCACAGAGTTGCAGTATAAATATTACTTCCTATCAGTGAGTCACCCAGAGGGGGAGGACGGGTTGCCTTGTGCCCTGCTGCTGCAGCAGTTCAAGCCCGACCTTGAGAAGCTGGTGCAGGACCTTTCCCCTGGCCGCTTGACCAGGCCTGGCACTAAGAGGAAG TCCGTGGAGCAGGGTGCTCCTGAGCCTAAAAAGCCAAAGCGCTCAGGGGAGATGTGTGCATTCAATAAGGAGCTGGCTCACCTGGTAGCAATGTGTGACACCAATATGCCTCTCATTGGCCTGCGCTGTGAG CTGTCTAATATGGAGATTCCTCATCAAGGGGTCCAGGTTGAAGGAGATGGATGTAGCCACGCTATTCGTCTTCTCAG GGTGCCACCTGCTAAAGGTGTGGGTGAGGAGACGAGGAAGGCTCTGGATCGCTCTCTGCTGGACTGCACATTCAGATTGCAGGGCCGAAATAACCGCACATGGGTGGCAGAGCTGGTCTTTGCCAACTGCCCCCTCAACAGCACATCAAGTAAAGAACAGG CCTCAACACGACATGTGTACCTGACATATGAGAACCCGCTGTCGGAACCCGTGGGAGGACGGAAAGTGGTAGAAATGTTCCTTAATGACTGGAACAGCATCAGCCAGCTGTATCAGTGTGTGCTGGACTTCTCGCGGGCTTTTCCGG AAATGCCCTCCTACTTGAGTCTCTTCTCTGAAATACGGTTGTATAACTATCGGAAATTAGTCCTATGTTATGGCAACACAAAAGGCAGCTCT GTAACAATTCAGTGGAACTCTGCAACCCAGCGCTTCCACCTTGCACTGGGCACGGTTGGACCAAACTCAGGCTGCAGCAACTGCCACAACATCATCCTCCACCAGCTCCAGGAGATGTTCAACAAGACCCCCAGTGTGGTGCAGCTACTACAg GTActgtcagacacacaggccCCTTTGAATGCTATCAACAAACTGCCAACTGTGCCCATGCTCGGTCTTACCCAGAGGACCAACACAGCCTACCAGTGCTTTTCCATCCTACCACAATCCCCCACCCACATCCGTCTTGCGTTCCGCAACATGTACTGCATAGACATCTACTGCCGCAGTCGAGGCGTAGTGGCCATCCGTGATGGTGCCTACAGCCTATTTGACAACACCAAGATTGTAGAGGGCTTCTATCCAGCTCCTGGACTAAAG ACATTCCTGAACATGTTTGTGGATAGCAACCAGGATGCACGGCGGCGTTCAGTCAACGAGGATGACAATCCACCCTCTCCAGTTGGTGTTGATGTCATGGACACACTTATGACCCACATGCAACctcaacagccaatcagaggccAGGGGGTCTACCCACCCCTCACTTCTCCAAACAACCCCTACCATGGCGGTGTGGCCCCGTCACCCTCTATGATGCCGACGCATTCACCTG GAGCGTTGGACCCCAGTTCCCCGTACCCCATGGTGTCTCCCAGCCAGAGGACTGGCACATGGCCCAGCTCTCCACAAGTCTCTGGTCCTTCCCCACGCATCCACGGCATGTCACCTGGTAACCCTTCTCTCCACTCGCCCATTCCAGATGCCTCACACTCTCCTCGTGCTGGGACCA GTTCCCAAGTGATGCCGACTAGTATGCCTCCACCTCGTAAGCTACCTCAGCGCTCATGGGCGGCCTCCATCCCCACCATCCTCACACACAATGCCTTGCATGTGCTACTGCTGCCCTCACCCACCATGTGCCTGGTGCCAGGGCTGGCTGGAAGTTACCTGTGTTCGCCACTTGAGCGCTTCCTAGGCTCAGTCATTATGAGGAGGCATTTACAGCGGATCATCCAGCTAGAATCCAAT CTCACTATTGTGAACTCCAATGAGCCAGGAGTCATCATGTTTAAGACAGAAGTGCTGAAATGTCGGGTGGCTTTGAACCCAAAGAGCTACCAGACCCTGCAGCTGAAAGTCACGCCGGAGAACACTGGTCCCTGGTCACAAGAAGAACTGCAAGTTTTGGAGAAGTTCTTTGAGACCAGG gttgcAGGTCCACCCTTTAAGTACAACACTCTAAATGCCTTTACAAAACTGTTGGGGGCTCCCACCAACATCCTCAGAGACTGTGTTCGAATTATGAAGCTTGAGCTG